A genome region from bacterium includes the following:
- a CDS encoding MFS transporter — protein MASAIEARPPRWLRLAPFLGRAPALTPRQWQVLGLVSIATLFDQYDRALFALALPQIQSSLGIAEADVGWLGSIVRLGALPAFLATVAADRVGRRRVLLATIVGYTVCTAATALAPDARSFVAFQFLAHIFTAAESMLAVVVIAEELDAEVRGWGIGALFAIQSCGVGLAALLFPLFEWLGLNWRALFAVGVVPLTVVAYWRRVLPETAASARRGPRR, from the coding sequence ATGGCATCGGCGATCGAGGCGCGTCCGCCGCGCTGGCTGCGCCTGGCGCCGTTTCTCGGCCGGGCGCCGGCGCTGACGCCGCGCCAGTGGCAGGTGCTGGGGCTGGTGTCGATCGCCACGCTGTTCGATCAGTACGACCGCGCGCTGTTCGCCCTGGCGCTGCCGCAGATCCAGTCGAGCCTCGGCATCGCCGAGGCGGACGTCGGCTGGCTGGGCTCGATCGTCCGCCTCGGCGCGCTGCCGGCGTTCCTCGCCACCGTCGCCGCCGACCGCGTCGGCCGGCGGCGCGTCCTGCTGGCGACGATCGTCGGCTACACCGTCTGCACGGCGGCGACGGCGCTGGCGCCCGACGCCCGCAGCTTCGTCGCCTTCCAGTTCCTGGCCCACATCTTCACCGCCGCCGAGTCGATGCTGGCGGTGGTGGTGATCGCCGAGGAGCTGGACGCGGAGGTGCGCGGCTGGGGCATCGGCGCGCTGTTCGCGATCCAGTCCTGCGGCGTCGGTCTGGCGGCGCTGCTGTTTCCGCTCTTCGAGTGGCTGGGGCTCAACTGGCGGGCGCTGTTCGCGGTCGGCGTCGTGCCGCTGACGGTGGTCGCCTACTGGCGGCGGGTGTTGCCGGAGACGGCGGCTTCAGCGAGGCGCGGGCCGCGGCGCTGA